The Xenopus laevis strain J_2021 chromosome 5L, Xenopus_laevis_v10.1, whole genome shotgun sequence genome has a segment encoding these proteins:
- the LOC121393810 gene encoding uncharacterized protein LOC121393810 isoform X2, whose amino-acid sequence MLDTTGTTMTVRRYSMSSSLMSTPGYSKSRVNMKRNSSTGTLDLKSAVQNEGSDNGKMMTTEKDNSINIPIEDLTARSSSFQEHMRAK is encoded by the exons ATGCTTGATACTACAGGTACCACAATGACCGTGCGAAGGTACTCAATGTCATCATCTCTTATGTCTACCCCTGGTTATTCTAAATCAAGAGTAAATATGAAAAGAAACTCCAGCACTGGAACACTGGATCTGAAAAGCGCTGTGCAGAATGAAGGCTCTGACAATGGGAAAATGATGACCACAGAGAAAGACAACAGCATTAATATACCAATAGAAGACCTCACCGCTAGGTCAAGCTCCTTCCAGGAACATATGC GGGCAAAGTAA
- the LOC121393810 gene encoding putative coiled-coil domain-containing protein 195 isoform X1, whose translation MLDTTGTTMTVRRYSMSSSLMSTPGYSKSRVNMKRNSSTGTLDLKSAVQNEGSDNGKMMTTEKDNSINIPIEDLTARSSSFQEHMRKCRGKVKAVTFLLPTDMKKYQENQKTLKGSENQSKNHLSTIMEKDP comes from the exons ATGCTTGATACTACAGGTACCACAATGACCGTGCGAAGGTACTCAATGTCATCATCTCTTATGTCTACCCCTGGTTATTCTAAATCAAGAGTAAATATGAAAAGAAACTCCAGCACTGGAACACTGGATCTGAAAAGCGCTGTGCAGAATGAAGGCTCTGACAATGGGAAAATGATGACCACAGAGAAAGACAACAGCATTAATATACCAATAGAAGACCTCACCGCTAGGTCAAGCTCCTTCCAGGAACATATGCGTAAGTGCAG GGGCAAAGTAAAGGCTGTTACATTTCTGTTACCAACGGATATGAAGAAATACCAGGAAAACCAAAAGACTTTGAAGGGTTCTGAAAATCAGAGCAAAAATCATTTGAGCACTATAATGGAAAAGGATCCATGA